A window of the Patescibacteria group bacterium genome harbors these coding sequences:
- the rpmA gene encoding 50S ribosomal protein L27 — translation GGSSSNIRDSESKRLGVKLHDGQFAKAGSIIIRQRGTKFHPGENVMTGKDYTLFSKINGFVKFSTKKLKKFDGNLKTTKIVNVVKEK, via the coding sequence CAGGTGGATCCTCGTCAAATATACGCGATTCAGAATCAAAGCGCTTGGGCGTTAAGCTTCATGATGGGCAATTCGCGAAAGCAGGATCAATTATTATCCGTCAAAGAGGAACAAAATTTCATCCAGGCGAAAATGTAATGACAGGAAAAGATTATACTCTGTTTTCTAAAATCAATGGATTTGTAAAATTTTCAACAAAAAAACTTAAAAAATTTGATGGGAATTTGAAAACAACAAAAATTGTTAATGTTGTGAAAGAAAAATAA